GGCGCACCTTCGCGGCGCTTCTCGAAAGAGGCGCTGGAAATGGTGCGGGCGTATAGCTGGCCCGGCAATGTCCGCCAGCTTGAAAACACGGTTCGCCGCTTGATCGTCACCGCCGCCGAGGAAGAGATCGGCCGCACGGACGTCGAAATGGTACTTGGCAACCAGCCCGAGATCGAACCTTTGATGGGCGGGGGAAGCTCCGACAAATTGTCAGCCTCCGTCGGTTCTCATCTGAGGCGCTACTTCGATTTGCATGGCGGCGTGCTACCGCCGCCCGGTCTTTATCAGCGAATTTTGCGTGAGGTGGAAATGCCGCTGATCGAAATAGCGCTGGAAGCCACAGGCGGAAATCAGGCTAAATGTGCCGATTTGCTTGGCATCAACCGCAATACCTTGAGAAAAAAGGTCACCGACCTCGATATTCGCGTGACACGCCGCCGCAAGTTGATGTAAAACCGCAACAGTCACCGTGACGATTGGGCCGCATGGACGGGTCAACGATCACATCAACAAGACGTGGCAAGGCGGTAAAAAAGCAGATGAAATCCCCTATGGGTTCCCATGGTCGCACTGCGTCTTGGGACAGGCTGAATCGGTTGCGGAAGCAACGTCGGGTGCAAAACATCGCGACGCTTGGCCTTGTGGTGCTTGGCCCTGTGCTTGCCGTGCTGACCTATTTGGGCCTCGGCCCGTTCGAATTAGACCCCACATCAAGCGGCATTCGGCTGATCCTCCTAGCGGATTTGGTTTATGTCTTGGTTGTAGCGACTTTGGTCGCCCAAAAGGTCGGCAAGATCGTCGCTTCGCGCCGCGCCAATTCCGCTGGGTCCCAGTTGCATTTGCGCCTCACAGGGGTTTTCGCACTCGTGGCGCTCATCCCTACAGTGCTGGTTGCTGTCTTCGCAGTCGTGACGCTGAATTTTGGTCTGGAAGGTTGGTTTTCCGACCGTGTGCGTAACGTGGTAGGCACTTCACTTTCAGCCGCGCAGGCCTATGAGCAAAAGCAACGCGACGACCTTAGCGACGACGCCGTGCGCCTTGCTGGCTACATGAACATCGCCAAGCAAACCACTAATTTTATTTCCGATTCCGACCTTCGACAGGTCCTGACCCAAGCCCAAGAGCAAGTGCAACGCGGCCTGAAGGAAGCATTTATCGTCGATGGCGCCGGAAATTTGAAAGCGCGTGGCAATCGATCCTACCGCTTTGATTTCGAACCGATTCCAGAAGTCGCGTTTGAGCAAGCCCAAAGCAATCGGCCCGTAGTCATCGAGGACTGGCCGAACAACGAATTCCGAGCGCTTCTGCTGCTAACGGCCTATCCGGATCGCTACCTTTATATCAGCCGCACCGTGGATGGCGAGATCCTGAGCCTTTTGGATCAAACACAAGAGACCGTTCGCTTGTATCAGCAACTTGAGAACGATCGCGGCAAGTTGCTGTTTGAATTTGGCCTGATTTACCTAGGCTTCGCGCTGATCTTGATCCTCGCCGCTATATGGCTCGGACTTTGGTTCGCTGAGCGGCTGGCGCGACCTGTGGGGCAATTGGCCAGCGCCGCACAACGTGTTGGCGCAGGTGATCTGGACGTGCAGGTGATCGAGGCCAAAAGCGGTGATGAAATCGCTCTTTTAGGTCGTCTTTTCAACCAGATGACGCGCGAACTTAAGGTCCAGCGCGAAACCCTACTTAGCAACACCGAGCAGATCGAACGCCGCCGCCGCTTGTTCGATTCCGTGCTGTCCTCTGTCACTGCGGGCGTAATTGGCCTTGATGCGGACAACAAGATCACTTTCATGAACCGCTCTGCCTTGAGACTGCTCGATTTGGAGGACGGCGAAGAGGTTGCGCATGACCTTGTGGAGGCTGTTCCGGAATTTGCCTCTCTTCTAGCCCTTCTGGCAGATACAGGCGCTGAAACCGCTCAAGAAGAGGTCAAACTCACTCGCCGCGGACAGCTTGAAAGCCTGCTGGTGAGGATCGCCACACGAACATCAGAAAACGGCAACCTCGAAGGCTACGTGCTTGCCTTTGACGATGTGTCAGAATTGGTGAGTGCACAAAAAATGGCGGCGTGGGGAGATGTCGCGCGTCGGATCGCGCATGAGATCAAGAACCCGCTGACACCAATCCAGCTCTCGGCCGAGCGACTGAAGCGCAAATTCACGCCTCTGGCCGGTGACGAACTTGAGAGCCTTGAGCAATACACCGATGTGATCATCCGCCAGACCAATGACCTACGCCGCATTGTCGATGAATTTTCCAAATTTGCGCGGATGCCAGAGCCGGAGCTTCGCGAAATCGACCTCATGAAATTGGTCCGCGACGCGGTGGTGCTCCAGCAATCTGGCCAACCCGGCGTGGAAATCACCCTTGAAAGCAGCGAGGCTGAAATCCTGTCCGAACTAGATCAAACCATGATTGGGCAGGCGCTGACCAACTTGATCAAGAATGCCGGCGAAGCCATCGAAAGCTATCAGGAAACCGGTGCACATGAAGGCCATTCGCCTGAAATCCGGCTTTCGGTCAACACGTCAGGTAAGGACGTCACCCTAACCATTTCAGACAATGGCATCGGGCTTCCGGAAGACCGTGCGCGGCTCTTCGAGCCTTACGTGACCACCCGAGCGAAGGGCACCGGCCTTGGCCTGCCAATTGTGAAGAAAATTATCGAAGAACACGGCGGCAGCCTTGTGCTGCGCGACGCCGATCCTTTTGACCACACGGGCCATCGTGGCGCAATGGCGGTTGTAAAACTGCCGCGCCTGACGGCCGCCAAACGCAAGAACGTGGCCTGACAGGCCTACTTTAAGGAGCAGAAATATGGGCGATATTCTGATCGTGGACGATGAAAGAGACATCCGGGAGTTGATCTCGGACATTCTCAAAGATGAAGGTTTCACCACCCGTCTTGCAGGCACTTCCGAGGCCTGCATGGCCGAGATCAATTCAGAGCCTCCGGCACTGATGATCCTCGACATTTGGCTCAAAGACAGTGCCATGGACGGGATCGATATCCTCAAGCATGTGAAGCGGGACAATCCAGACGTGCCGGTGGTCATAATCTCGGGTCACGGCAATATCGAGATCGCCGTCGCAGCGATCAAACAAGGGGCTTATGACTTCATCGAAAAGCCCTTCAACATTGACCAGTTGATGGTTGTCATCACCCGCGCGATGGAAACATCGCGCCTACGCCGCGAGAACAACCAGCTTAAACGTGGCGAGGTTGCGTCGGCTGAAATGATCGGCGAAAGCTCTGCCTTTAAGGGATTACAGGCCCAACTCGACAAGGTCACTGGCTCGAATGGACGCGTCATGCTCACTGGCGGTGCTGGGGCAGGGAAGGATGTGGCCGCCCACTACATTCATTCCAACTCCAACCGTGCGCACGCGCCGTTTATCACCGTTAACTGTGCCACCGTTGAGCCAGAGCGGATGGAAGAAGTCCTCTTTGGTCGCGAAAGCAAAGAGCGCGGGGTCGAACCCGGTCTGCTCGAGCAAGCACATGGCGGTATCATCTTCTTTGACGAAGTCGCTGACATGCCCTTGGGCACGCAATCCAAAATCCTGCGCGTTCTTGTGGAGCAACAATTCCAGCGTGTAGGAGGCAATGACAAAGTTCGGGTGGACTTGCGGGTGATCTCTTCAACAAATCGCGATCTGAACCAAGCAATCGGCGCGGGCACCTTCCGCGAAGAGCTGTACCACCGCCTGAATGTGGTTCCAATTGCGGTGCCCGGTCTGGAGGACAGACGCGAGGATATCCCGACACTTGCCGAGCATTTCATCGACAGCTTCAACAAGGCGCAAGGCTTGCCCCTCCGCAAACTCACCGATGATGCGATCACTTTGCTGCAAACGATGCAGTGGCCCGGCAACATCCGTCAGCTAAAGAATGTGATCGAGCGTGTGCTGATCCTTGGCCCGGACAAAGGCGACATCGAAGCTAAGGAGCTTCCTCAAAGCGAAGGTGCGCCCGAGAGTGACAGCGGTGTCAGCATCGGCGGTAATATTGCGACCCTGCCATTGCGCGAGGCGCGCGAACTATTCGAGCGTGAATACCTGATGACGCAGATTAACAGGTTTGGTGGAAACATCTCCCGCACGGCAGCTTTCGTCGGCATGGAGCGGTCAGCACTGCACCGGAAGCTAAAGTCTTTGGGCGTCGTGACCTCGAACAAGGCAGGTGCGCGGATCGCACAAGTGCAAGATGATGATATGGCAGCCACCGGCTCCGAATGACGATGCGGGCTAGACTGCGGGGCGCTATCCAATTGACCGCCTCGCGGCCATCTGCCATGGCTAAACACTCGAATGAACCGGGGTTAATCCGATGAAAGTCATCATCTGCGGAGCGGGTCAGGTCGGCTGGCAAATTGCCCGCCACCTGTCGAGCGAGAAAAACGACGTCACCGTCGTCGACAACAACCCAGAACTGGTGGCCCGCGCCACTGAAACGCTGGACGTTCAGGGAATTACCGGTTTTGCCAGTTACCCGGACGTGCTGGATCGGGCTGGCGCACGCGATGCGGATATGATTATCGCAGCGACCCATTCAGACGAGGTTAATATGGTCACCTGTCAGGTGGCACACTCGGCATTTTCGGTTCCTCGAAAAATCGCGCGGCTTCGGTCGCAAAGCTATCTCACGGCGATCTATTCCGACCTCTACCGACGCGACCACATGCCGATCGATGTCGTGATCAGCCCTGAAAAGGAAGTGGCGGAGGCCGCATTGCAACGGCTTGCAGATCCGGCAGCGTTCGACACTGAAAGCTTCCTGTCCGGCCAAGCTCAGCTTTTGGGCATTCAGCTTGAAGAAGACTGCCCTGTTCTCAACACCCCGTTGCGGCAGCTAACAGAACTGTTCTCAACCCTGCGTGCGGTGGTCGTGGGTGTTAGACGCGAAGGATCGATGTTCGCACCTGATCCAGGTGATCAGCTGTTTGATGGCGATCAGGTCTATGTTTGCGCCCACCGTGAAGATGTTCCGCGGGCGATGGAGATATTTGGTAAAACCCAATCCAAACAGGAACGTGTAGTGATTATCGGCGGCGGCAATGTCGGCCTTGCCGTGGCACAGGCGCTCGAAGCGCGCACCGACCGCATTCGCTGCAAAGTTATCGAGAAAAGCCGCACGATCGCAGAACGGGCCGCCAACGCACTGGAGCGGACAATCGTGCTTCACGGTGACGGTCTAAGCGCCGACCTCTTGGCCGAGGCGAATATCTCGCGCGCTGACGCGGTGCTTTGTGTCACAGATGATGATAAGACCAATTTGCTGGCCGCCGTGCGCGCCAAGGCCGAAGGCTGCCCGATGGCAATCGCTTTGGTGAACGACCCGACCTTGGTTCCGTTGATGGAGCCGTTAAATGTCGACGCTTACATCAACCCGCGCGCGACCACCGTGTCATCGATCCTGCGCCACATCCGTCACGGGCGCGTGCGACAGATCTATTCCATCGGCGACGCTGAGGCCGAGGTGATTGAAGCGCAAGTTCTGTCCACGTCACCAATCTCGGGGCAGCGCATACGCGACATCAGCTTCCCGGAAGGCGTGTTGGTCGGAGCTATCCAAAAGGGCTCCAAAGTTGTGCGGCCCGAAGGCGGCACACGCGTTGAGGAAGGCGATATCATCGTGATCTTCGCGCTGACCGCCGACGTCCCAGAGGTCGAGCGGCTGTTGCAGGTCTCGGTCGACTTCTTCTGATCATGATGCAGGGTCCTCCAGCCTCGAAACTCCCTGTGGTGCTTCGGTTGCCCTTGGTTGTGCAGTTGATGGGGACAGGGGCCGTTGCCATGCTAATCCCTGCGATCCACGCTTTGGCCCTTGGCCAGCACCGTGTGGCGCAACCGTTCTTCTACGGCGCCATCCTGTTTGGCGTGTTGGCAGTGCTAGTCGGGCTTGCGACGTATCAACAGCCGGTGCGTAACGTCGCGCGCAGCCAGTTGCTAACATTGGTGGCGACCTATCTGGTGCTGCCCGTGATGCTCGCGATCCCGCTTCACGAAGCGCGGCCGTCAATGTCATTCTTCAATGCCTATTTTGAAATGGTCTCAAGCATCACCACAACAGGCGCGTCGATCCTTGATACACCGCGCATTGTGCCTGACCCGATCCATCTTTGGCGCGGCGTGGTTGGCTGGATGGGTGGCTTTCTCGTGATCCTGTCCGCCGTGGCGGTTCTGGCCCCGATGACATTGGGTGGGTTTGAAGTTATGCGCCCCACTGCGTCAAGTGGTGGACGACCCGGTTCTGGTGCGCAGCTTGCCAAAGCGACAGAGCCAAACCTGCGTATCGCGCGATACACAGCAAAAATTCTGCCCATTTACGTGTCCTTCACTCT
Above is a window of Litoreibacter janthinus DNA encoding:
- a CDS encoding sensor histidine kinase NtrY-like produces the protein MGSHGRTASWDRLNRLRKQRRVQNIATLGLVVLGPVLAVLTYLGLGPFELDPTSSGIRLILLADLVYVLVVATLVAQKVGKIVASRRANSAGSQLHLRLTGVFALVALIPTVLVAVFAVVTLNFGLEGWFSDRVRNVVGTSLSAAQAYEQKQRDDLSDDAVRLAGYMNIAKQTTNFISDSDLRQVLTQAQEQVQRGLKEAFIVDGAGNLKARGNRSYRFDFEPIPEVAFEQAQSNRPVVIEDWPNNEFRALLLLTAYPDRYLYISRTVDGEILSLLDQTQETVRLYQQLENDRGKLLFEFGLIYLGFALILILAAIWLGLWFAERLARPVGQLASAAQRVGAGDLDVQVIEAKSGDEIALLGRLFNQMTRELKVQRETLLSNTEQIERRRRLFDSVLSSVTAGVIGLDADNKITFMNRSALRLLDLEDGEEVAHDLVEAVPEFASLLALLADTGAETAQEEVKLTRRGQLESLLVRIATRTSENGNLEGYVLAFDDVSELVSAQKMAAWGDVARRIAHEIKNPLTPIQLSAERLKRKFTPLAGDELESLEQYTDVIIRQTNDLRRIVDEFSKFARMPEPELREIDLMKLVRDAVVLQQSGQPGVEITLESSEAEILSELDQTMIGQALTNLIKNAGEAIESYQETGAHEGHSPEIRLSVNTSGKDVTLTISDNGIGLPEDRARLFEPYVTTRAKGTGLGLPIVKKIIEEHGGSLVLRDADPFDHTGHRGAMAVVKLPRLTAAKRKNVA
- a CDS encoding sigma-54-dependent transcriptional regulator; amino-acid sequence: MGDILIVDDERDIRELISDILKDEGFTTRLAGTSEACMAEINSEPPALMILDIWLKDSAMDGIDILKHVKRDNPDVPVVIISGHGNIEIAVAAIKQGAYDFIEKPFNIDQLMVVITRAMETSRLRRENNQLKRGEVASAEMIGESSAFKGLQAQLDKVTGSNGRVMLTGGAGAGKDVAAHYIHSNSNRAHAPFITVNCATVEPERMEEVLFGRESKERGVEPGLLEQAHGGIIFFDEVADMPLGTQSKILRVLVEQQFQRVGGNDKVRVDLRVISSTNRDLNQAIGAGTFREELYHRLNVVPIAVPGLEDRREDIPTLAEHFIDSFNKAQGLPLRKLTDDAITLLQTMQWPGNIRQLKNVIERVLILGPDKGDIEAKELPQSEGAPESDSGVSIGGNIATLPLREARELFEREYLMTQINRFGGNISRTAAFVGMERSALHRKLKSLGVVTSNKAGARIAQVQDDDMAATGSE
- the trkA gene encoding Trk system potassium transporter TrkA, with the translated sequence MKVIICGAGQVGWQIARHLSSEKNDVTVVDNNPELVARATETLDVQGITGFASYPDVLDRAGARDADMIIAATHSDEVNMVTCQVAHSAFSVPRKIARLRSQSYLTAIYSDLYRRDHMPIDVVISPEKEVAEAALQRLADPAAFDTESFLSGQAQLLGIQLEEDCPVLNTPLRQLTELFSTLRAVVVGVRREGSMFAPDPGDQLFDGDQVYVCAHREDVPRAMEIFGKTQSKQERVVIIGGGNVGLAVAQALEARTDRIRCKVIEKSRTIAERAANALERTIVLHGDGLSADLLAEANISRADAVLCVTDDDKTNLLAAVRAKAEGCPMAIALVNDPTLVPLMEPLNVDAYINPRATTVSSILRHIRHGRVRQIYSIGDAEAEVIEAQVLSTSPISGQRIRDISFPEGVLVGAIQKGSKVVRPEGGTRVEEGDIIVIFALTADVPEVERLLQVSVDFF